One Xiphophorus hellerii strain 12219 chromosome 1, Xiphophorus_hellerii-4.1, whole genome shotgun sequence DNA segment encodes these proteins:
- the tmem269 gene encoding transmembrane protein 269 isoform X1, with translation MILLTPSSDFFQYANKLLLSDHATRLQIKEFARKNAANALSMANMVMGMASILSSLNGHHHAACWLVLIGYLLDLADGAVARRLNACSALGAKLDDFADFTTFGIATSLLLRTSDLLDNVLCICYVLSVFVRLCFFSSGIPFVYRGLPCIYSSAIVASASLLSGGNLSVLRVIAVAMILFMISQNFYPHDKILESQTWKKVVYAGGVAMVFCSPFLPACVYYLLWSSSYILFPTSLWSCKL, from the exons ATGATCCTCCTGACCCCTTCCTCTG ATTTCTTCCAGTATGCCAACAAGCTCCTCCTGAGCGATCATGCTACAAGACTCCAAATCAAGGAGTTTGCACGGAAAAATGCTGCTAATGCTCTATCTATGGCCAACATGGTCATGGGCATGGCCTCCATCCTCAGCAGCCTGAACGG gCACCATCATGCGGCATGTTggctggttctgattgggtACCTGCTAGATTTGGCAGATGGAGCGGTTGCCAGGCGACTCAATGCCTGCTCGGCACTGG GTGCAAAGCTGGATGATTTTGCTGACTTCACCACCTTTGGGATCGCCACATCTCTGCTGCTGAGGACTTCCGATTTGCTGGACAACGTCCTGTGCATATGCTATGTGCTATCTGTGTTTGTCCGTCTCTGTTTCTTCTCAAGCG GTATTCCATTTGTGTATCGCGGACTCCCCTGCATCTACTCATCAGCCATTGTAGCCAGTGCCTCCTTGCTGTCAGGAGGAAACCTGAGCGTGCTGCGGGTCATCGCAGTGGCCATGATCCTATTTATGATCAGTCAGAACTTCTATCCCCATGACAAAATCCTGGAGTCCCAGACTTGGAAGAAAGTAGTGTATGCTGGAg GAGTTGCCATGGTGTTCTGTTCTCCCTTCCTCCCTGCGTGTGTGTACTACCTGCTCTGGTCCAGCTCCTATATTTTGTTCCCCACATCACTTTGGAGCTGCAAACTGTAA
- the tmem269 gene encoding transmembrane protein 269 isoform X2 — MANMVMGMASILSSLNGHHHAACWLVLIGYLLDLADGAVARRLNACSALGAKLDDFADFTTFGIATSLLLRTSDLLDNVLCICYVLSVFVRLCFFSSGIPFVYRGLPCIYSSAIVASASLLSGGNLSVLRVIAVAMILFMISQNFYPHDKILESQTWKKVVYAGGVAMVFCSPFLPACVYYLLWSSSYILFPTSLWSCKL, encoded by the exons ATGGCCAACATGGTCATGGGCATGGCCTCCATCCTCAGCAGCCTGAACGG gCACCATCATGCGGCATGTTggctggttctgattgggtACCTGCTAGATTTGGCAGATGGAGCGGTTGCCAGGCGACTCAATGCCTGCTCGGCACTGG GTGCAAAGCTGGATGATTTTGCTGACTTCACCACCTTTGGGATCGCCACATCTCTGCTGCTGAGGACTTCCGATTTGCTGGACAACGTCCTGTGCATATGCTATGTGCTATCTGTGTTTGTCCGTCTCTGTTTCTTCTCAAGCG GTATTCCATTTGTGTATCGCGGACTCCCCTGCATCTACTCATCAGCCATTGTAGCCAGTGCCTCCTTGCTGTCAGGAGGAAACCTGAGCGTGCTGCGGGTCATCGCAGTGGCCATGATCCTATTTATGATCAGTCAGAACTTCTATCCCCATGACAAAATCCTGGAGTCCCAGACTTGGAAGAAAGTAGTGTATGCTGGAg GAGTTGCCATGGTGTTCTGTTCTCCCTTCCTCCCTGCGTGTGTGTACTACCTGCTCTGGTCCAGCTCCTATATTTTGTTCCCCACATCACTTTGGAGCTGCAAACTGTAA